From a single Porites lutea chromosome 10, jaPorLute2.1, whole genome shotgun sequence genomic region:
- the LOC140950115 gene encoding glycerol-3-phosphate phosphatase-like encodes MAEKYCRLLEGKEASDFVASMDAFIFDCDGVLWNEAGPLDGAVEVLQELRKLGKKVFFVTNNSSKSRAEYVKKFEKFGIQASMEEIYGTAFAVAFYLKEILKFDKKVYTVGTTGMVEEFDALKIPHTGSGPDQSSGGYNMKEWSTLTLDPEVGAVVCGFDEHFSYHKLIKAASYLAKDSCLFIATNRDDRFPFKSSDVVIPGTGCFVISVETAARRKAKVIGKPERYMFDCMKLRHDINPSRTCMIGDRLGTDILFGNNCGLSTILMLSGISSLADVKDCQTSSNLDDRKSIPDFYMPSIEALKAPIKHVSNAAS; translated from the exons ATGGCGGAAAAGTATTGTCGTCTGTTAGAAGGCAAAGAGGCAAGCGATTTTGTCGCTTCTATGGatgcttttatttttgattGCGATG GGGTGCTTTGGAACGAAGCCGGCCCTCTTGACGGAGCAGTTGAAGTGTTACAAGAACTTCGAAAATTG GGgaaaaaggttttctttgttACCAATAACAGTTCCAAGTCAAGAGCAGAATATGTCAAAAAGTTTGAGAAGTTTGGAATTCAAGCTAGCATG GAGGAAATTTATGGCACTGCGTTTGCTGTGGCATTTTACTTAAAGGAGATTCTGAAATTTGATAAGAAAGTTTATACTGTTGGCACGACAGGGATGGTGGAAGAATTTGATGCCTTGAAAATTCCTCATACTGGTTCTGGA cCAGATCAGTCCTCGGGTGGTTACAACATGAAAGAGTGGTCAACATTAACACTGGATCCTGAG GTTGGAGCAGTTGTTTGTGGATTTGATGAACACTTTAGTTATCACAAACTTATAAAAGCAGCAAGTTATCTTGCCAAAGACTCCTGTTTATTCATTGCAACAAATCGTGATGACAGATTTCCATTTAAAAGCAGTGATGTTGTTATTCCAG GCACAGGTTGCTTCGTGATTTCTGTGGAAACAGCAGCCAGAAGAAAAGCAAAGGTCATAGGGAAGCCGGAGAGATATATGTTTGATTGTATGAAATTAcg TCATGACATCAACCCATCACGAACCTGTATGATAGGCGACAG ACTGGGAACAGACATACTGTTTGGCAACAACTGTGGCTTGAGTACCATTCTAATGCTGTCTGGAATCTCATCTCTAGCTGATGTGAAAGACTGTCAAACTTCTAGTAATCTTGATGATAGGAAGTCTATTCCAGATTTTTATATGCCAAGTATTGAGGCTCTTAAAGCACCCATAAAACATGTCAGTAATGCAGCTAGTTAG